A single region of the bacterium genome encodes:
- the ftsH gene encoding ATP-dependent zinc metalloprotease FtsH: MNNFYRNLSLWIVIGLVVILLYNLFSVRPQAVTELVYSDFLSRVETGEVKEVLIKGRNLSGKFNDETEFSTYSADDPDLVSFLREKEVQITAEPAQDSPWYITIFVSWFPMLLLIAVWIFFMRQMQAGGSKAMSFGKSKARLLSAASVKVTFNDVAGVDEAKEELEEIIDFLKDPQRFQKLGGKIPKGVLLMGPPGTGKTLLARAIAGEADVPFFSISGSDFVEMFVGVGASRVRDLFEQGKKQAPCIIFIDEIDAVGRHRGAGLGGGHDEREQTLNQLLVEMDGFESNEGVILIAATNRPDVLDPALMRPGRFDRQVVVPNPDIKGREGILLVHAKNIPVADDVDFEIVARGTPGFSGADLANLVNEAALLAARKDRTQVVMEDFEEAKDKVLMGTERRSMIISDKEKRNTAYHEAGHTLVAKMIPGADPIHKVTIIPRGRALGLTQQLPIDERHTYPRGYLFDRLAILLGGRVAEELVLKDFTTGAGNDIERATEMARKMVCEWGMSEEMGPLTFGKKEEQIFLGREISQHRDYSESTAVKIDAEVKKLIMDAYGVATKIISEHPDSLHGLAAALLEHEVLDGVEIDTVIKGGTLPARKKTPEAPQETGPEADTQQDAPAEDN; this comes from the coding sequence TTGAATAACTTCTACAGGAACCTGTCTCTCTGGATCGTCATCGGACTCGTTGTCATCCTTTTGTATAACCTTTTTTCCGTCCGACCACAGGCGGTTACCGAACTCGTTTACAGCGACTTTTTGAGCCGGGTGGAAACCGGTGAGGTCAAGGAAGTCCTTATCAAGGGCCGCAACCTCTCCGGAAAGTTCAACGACGAGACCGAATTTTCCACCTACAGCGCCGACGATCCCGATCTGGTCTCCTTCCTGAGGGAAAAGGAGGTCCAGATCACGGCGGAACCGGCGCAGGACAGTCCCTGGTACATCACCATTTTTGTCTCATGGTTTCCAATGCTGCTTCTCATCGCGGTCTGGATCTTTTTCATGAGGCAGATGCAGGCAGGGGGCAGCAAGGCCATGTCCTTCGGCAAATCAAAGGCCCGCCTTCTTTCCGCGGCGTCGGTCAAGGTCACTTTCAATGATGTCGCCGGTGTTGACGAGGCCAAGGAAGAACTGGAGGAGATCATCGATTTTCTGAAGGACCCCCAGCGTTTTCAGAAACTGGGAGGGAAGATACCCAAGGGGGTCCTTCTCATGGGCCCGCCGGGTACCGGGAAAACCCTTCTGGCGAGAGCCATCGCCGGCGAAGCCGACGTCCCTTTCTTTTCAATAAGCGGGTCCGACTTTGTCGAGATGTTTGTAGGGGTGGGCGCCTCCAGGGTGCGCGACCTGTTCGAGCAGGGCAAAAAACAGGCCCCGTGCATCATCTTCATCGACGAGATCGACGCTGTGGGACGTCACCGTGGAGCCGGTCTCGGTGGCGGGCATGACGAAAGGGAACAGACACTCAACCAGCTCCTCGTGGAGATGGACGGGTTTGAATCCAACGAGGGGGTCATCCTGATCGCCGCCACCAACCGCCCCGACGTTCTGGACCCGGCCCTCATGAGACCTGGCCGGTTCGACCGGCAGGTGGTCGTTCCCAACCCGGACATCAAGGGAAGGGAGGGGATCCTCCTGGTCCACGCCAAGAATATTCCGGTGGCCGACGATGTCGACTTTGAGATCGTCGCGAGGGGAACGCCCGGTTTTTCCGGAGCCGATCTTGCCAACCTGGTCAACGAGGCGGCTCTCCTGGCCGCCCGGAAGGACAGGACCCAGGTCGTCATGGAGGATTTCGAGGAAGCAAAGGACAAGGTCCTCATGGGTACCGAACGCCGGAGCATGATCATCAGCGACAAGGAAAAGCGGAACACCGCTTACCACGAAGCAGGCCACACCCTTGTCGCCAAGATGATCCCGGGCGCCGATCCCATCCACAAGGTAACCATCATCCCCCGTGGAAGGGCCCTCGGCCTGACTCAGCAGCTTCCCATAGATGAGCGGCACACCTACCCGAGGGGTTATCTCTTTGACCGTCTGGCGATCCTTCTGGGCGGCCGGGTGGCGGAAGAGCTTGTTCTCAAAGACTTCACCACCGGTGCGGGCAACGACATCGAGCGCGCCACGGAGATGGCCAGGAAGATGGTCTGCGAATGGGGCATGAGCGAGGAAATGGGTCCCCTGACCTTTGGTAAAAAGGAGGAGCAGATCTTCCTGGGGAGGGAAATATCCCAGCACCGGGATTACAGTGAGAGCACGGCCGTAAAGATCGACGCGGAGGTCAAAAAACTGATCATGGACGCTTACGGTGTTGCTACAAAGATAATCAGTGAACACCCGGACTCACTCCATGGCCTCGCCGCTGCCCTGCTGGAGCATGAAGTCCTCGACGGTGTCGAGATCGACACCGTTATAAAGGGCGGAACCCTGCCGGCCCGTAAAAAAACACCGGAAGCACCACAGGAAACCGGCCCGGAAGCCGATACACAGCAAGATGCGCCCGCCGAGGATAATTAA
- the folP gene encoding dihydropteroate synthase, translated as MRPPRIINTGIFGIREEMSRMGVDPTGIGIMEGKSRHLLIRLDEVDLRAALILKQNLLSLGGEAALRKEAAGLTVQATPALLMGTVLQLRRLVDKLKSQPFGLSDLAQSLTELLHRIDERATFIVGGRDLLEDPKVAVMGVLNVTPDSFSDGGKFLDLNQAVSRGVEMNALGASIIDVGGESTRPGSRSVEAEEEIRRVIPVIEGLFREGVGEISVDTTRASVAQKALDAGATIINDISAMTFDPGMPAIASSANASVILMHTRGRPETMQNVLEYKDLLGEIALYLGSSVERVLEAGIPLERICVDPGIGFGKSPEQNLEIIGRIGELRSVGTAVMVGASRKSFIGAVSGADVDERIPGSLAAVTAAVLRGADMVRVHDVSETVQALAVATGIREHVQC; from the coding sequence ATGCGCCCGCCGAGGATAATTAATACCGGGATCTTCGGCATCAGGGAAGAGATGTCCCGGATGGGTGTCGATCCGACAGGGATCGGCATCATGGAGGGGAAGAGCCGTCATCTCCTGATCCGGTTGGACGAGGTGGACCTGAGAGCCGCTCTTATCCTCAAGCAGAACCTCCTGTCCCTCGGAGGTGAGGCGGCCTTGAGGAAAGAAGCGGCGGGTCTGACCGTCCAGGCGACCCCGGCGCTCCTCATGGGTACCGTGCTGCAGCTGCGGCGCCTGGTCGATAAACTCAAGAGCCAGCCCTTCGGACTTTCGGACCTTGCGCAGAGCCTGACGGAACTCCTTCACAGGATCGACGAAAGAGCGACGTTTATCGTGGGAGGCCGTGACCTCCTCGAGGACCCAAAAGTAGCCGTTATGGGCGTTCTCAACGTCACTCCCGACTCTTTTTCCGACGGTGGAAAGTTCCTTGACCTGAATCAGGCCGTTTCGAGGGGGGTCGAAATGAACGCCCTGGGCGCCAGCATTATCGACGTGGGTGGCGAGTCGACGAGGCCGGGTTCCCGATCGGTGGAGGCAGAGGAGGAGATCCGTCGGGTGATCCCCGTCATAGAGGGCCTGTTCCGCGAGGGGGTCGGCGAGATCTCTGTAGACACGACCAGGGCCAGTGTAGCGCAAAAGGCCCTCGACGCGGGAGCGACCATCATAAACGACATCAGCGCCATGACTTTTGACCCGGGAATGCCCGCCATCGCCTCTTCAGCCAACGCATCGGTCATCCTCATGCACACAAGGGGGCGGCCCGAGACCATGCAGAACGTTCTCGAGTACAAGGACCTTCTGGGGGAGATCGCTCTTTATCTCGGCAGCTCGGTGGAGAGGGTTCTTGAGGCCGGTATTCCCCTCGAGAGGATATGTGTTGATCCCGGGATAGGTTTCGGAAAATCGCCGGAACAGAACCTCGAGATCATCGGCCGCATCGGTGAGTTAAGGTCCGTGGGAACAGCGGTCATGGTGGGAGCCTCACGAAAATCCTTCATCGGGGCCGTTTCCGGCGCCGATGTCGACGAAAGGATTCCCGGTTCCCTCGCCGCTGTCACGGCGGCTGTGCTGCGGGGAGCCGATATGGTAAGGGTCCACGATGTCAGTGAGACTGTACAGGCCCTTGCAGTGGCTACAGGTATCAGGGAACACGTCCAATGCTGA
- the cdaA gene encoding diadenylate cyclase CdaA, which translates to MLNMLMEFINSISLQDLLDIAAVSIVLYWMLLLIRGTRALQMVFGLVVLGGGYILAQGFELSTLEWILENFLGSIVIILVILFQDELRRALALVGSNPLTGANPGEQKHLIEELVRTATALSSRRIGALVVLERFTGLKNYIEKGTPIEGTVSRDLLLSIFMPFSPIHDGAVIISGGRIAAAQCFLPLTLNPRLEKILGTRHRAALGLTEETDALVIVVSEESGKISAACEGKMYSKLEADELKRILERLLTGEKMPHRQRLKERIKSALGNRKKSAA; encoded by the coding sequence ATGCTGAACATGCTCATGGAGTTTATCAACAGTATCAGCCTCCAGGACCTTCTGGACATAGCGGCGGTCTCCATTGTCCTGTACTGGATGCTGCTCCTGATACGGGGAACCAGGGCTCTTCAGATGGTTTTCGGCCTCGTGGTCCTGGGCGGCGGTTATATCCTGGCCCAGGGGTTTGAGCTGAGCACGCTGGAGTGGATCCTTGAAAACTTCCTCGGTTCCATCGTCATCATCCTTGTCATCCTGTTCCAGGACGAGTTACGGCGGGCGTTGGCCCTGGTCGGTTCAAACCCCCTCACCGGGGCAAATCCCGGGGAACAGAAGCACCTTATCGAGGAACTCGTCCGTACGGCCACAGCCCTGTCCAGCAGGCGTATCGGCGCTCTTGTCGTTCTCGAGCGGTTTACCGGGTTGAAGAACTACATCGAGAAAGGAACTCCCATAGAGGGAACCGTGAGCAGGGACCTGCTGTTATCGATCTTCATGCCTTTTTCCCCCATTCACGACGGCGCTGTCATCATCAGTGGAGGCAGGATCGCCGCTGCCCAGTGTTTCCTCCCCCTGACCCTCAACCCCAGGCTTGAAAAAATCCTGGGAACCCGTCACAGGGCGGCACTGGGGCTTACAGAAGAGACCGATGCACTGGTCATCGTCGTTTCCGAGGAATCGGGGAAAATATCGGCTGCGTGCGAGGGGAAAATGTATTCAAAACTTGAGGCTGACGAACTGAAAAGGATTCTCGAGCGTTTGCTGACTGGGGAGAAAATGCCCCATCGCCAGCGATTGAAGGAAAGGATAAAGAGTGCTCTCGGTAATCGGAAGAAATCTGCCGCTTAA
- a CDS encoding CdaR family protein, translating into MLSVIGRNLPLKLLSLFLAILLWSVVSRGRGGEMMEISVGIPVELHNLPPDLEVMRDLVERVNVRFTGPRRIVSGISHMGLSIPVDLTGAAEGETTIELFNSDIKVPERVTVTRVSPSSVSVFLERTVRKEVPVELALQGTVKEGFAVSAITMNPKTVDIRGPRSILNSINNLRTSVVNVEGAGGPLVGETSLILPEDSVHALKWSTVKYEIQIVEKMTEPGKKR; encoded by the coding sequence GTGCTCTCGGTAATCGGAAGAAATCTGCCGCTTAAGCTCCTTTCCCTCTTTCTCGCCATCCTCCTGTGGTCGGTGGTCTCCAGGGGAAGAGGTGGCGAGATGATGGAGATCAGCGTCGGCATCCCGGTGGAACTGCACAATCTGCCTCCAGACCTGGAGGTGATGAGAGACCTCGTGGAAAGAGTAAACGTCCGATTTACGGGTCCGCGCCGCATTGTATCCGGGATCTCCCACATGGGGCTTTCCATTCCGGTGGATCTGACCGGAGCGGCCGAAGGGGAGACCACCATCGAACTTTTCAATTCGGATATCAAGGTGCCGGAAAGAGTGACGGTGACCAGGGTCAGTCCTTCCAGTGTCTCGGTTTTCCTCGAGAGGACCGTACGGAAAGAGGTTCCTGTCGAACTCGCCCTGCAGGGTACCGTGAAGGAGGGTTTCGCTGTTTCGGCCATCACCATGAACCCGAAAACGGTCGATATCAGGGGGCCTCGGTCCATCCTGAACAGCATCAATAACCTGCGGACGTCGGTTGTCAACGTGGAAGGAGCAGGTGGACCCCTGGTCGGAGAAACGTCCCTGATCTTGCCGGAAGACAGCGTCCACGCTCTCAAGTGGTCAACGGTAAAATACGAGATCCAGATCGTGGAGAAGATGACGGAACCGGGGAAAAAGAGATAG
- the glmM gene encoding phosphoglucosamine mutase encodes MNNKRYFGTDGIRGIANRHPITPEFALSLGKSIGTYFRRGKSHPRIIIGKDTRLSGYMIESALMSGICSMGADVYLVGPLPTPAIAFLVRSMRAEAGIVISASHNPFTDNGIKVYGSDGRKLPDAVELKLEALIDMGTPEGPEGVGLGRARRLDDAEGRYIVHAKSTLEAGLSLEGLKIVVDCANGAGYEVAPVILSELGAEVIALWDAPNGTNINSGCGSTEPGSMVRKVLETGADLGIALDGDADRAILADETGSIVDGDDMLFLGASRLKERGELRNDTVVGTIMTNVGLEAALRKMGIALVRARVGDRYVLEEMTSTGSVLGAEPSGHVIYLKHSATGDGVVTALQVLQSMVDAGEPLSKLTGGWKRYPQVMQNLRVDNNKTNLEGEPWFEEMLEEARGKLGTDNILSLRYSGTEPLLRVTVSSESEESTTMICDHLCNRLIERFGWEKI; translated from the coding sequence ATGAATAATAAAAGGTATTTCGGTACAGACGGTATCAGGGGGATAGCCAACAGACATCCCATAACACCGGAGTTCGCACTCAGCCTGGGTAAATCGATCGGAACCTACTTCAGGCGCGGCAAATCGCATCCCAGGATCATCATCGGCAAGGATACCAGGCTTTCCGGATACATGATCGAATCCGCCCTGATGTCGGGCATATGTTCCATGGGGGCTGATGTGTACCTGGTCGGTCCACTGCCTACCCCCGCCATCGCCTTCCTGGTTCGATCGATGCGGGCAGAAGCGGGGATCGTTATTTCGGCTTCCCACAACCCGTTCACAGATAACGGAATCAAGGTTTATGGCTCTGACGGCAGGAAGCTGCCCGACGCGGTCGAGCTGAAACTGGAGGCCCTCATCGATATGGGAACTCCCGAAGGACCGGAGGGCGTCGGTCTGGGCAGGGCCCGAAGGCTTGATGACGCCGAGGGCCGATACATTGTCCACGCCAAGTCCACCCTGGAAGCGGGGCTGTCCCTGGAGGGTTTGAAGATCGTCGTTGACTGCGCCAACGGCGCGGGATACGAGGTGGCGCCGGTCATCCTGAGTGAACTCGGAGCTGAAGTCATCGCCCTGTGGGATGCGCCGAACGGGACCAACATCAACAGCGGCTGCGGTTCTACCGAACCGGGATCCATGGTACGAAAAGTCCTCGAAACCGGCGCTGACCTGGGAATCGCCCTTGACGGCGACGCCGACAGGGCGATCCTGGCCGACGAGACCGGCAGCATCGTGGACGGGGACGACATGCTCTTTCTGGGCGCATCCCGCCTCAAGGAGAGGGGCGAACTCCGCAACGACACGGTCGTCGGAACGATCATGACCAACGTGGGACTTGAGGCAGCCCTCCGCAAAATGGGGATTGCGCTCGTACGCGCCAGAGTGGGGGACCGCTACGTTCTGGAGGAGATGACTTCCACGGGATCGGTCCTGGGAGCCGAACCGTCAGGGCACGTCATCTACCTCAAGCATTCGGCAACGGGAGACGGGGTTGTGACGGCTCTTCAGGTCCTGCAATCCATGGTCGACGCCGGAGAACCGCTTTCCAAACTCACGGGAGGATGGAAGCGTTATCCACAGGTCATGCAAAACCTGCGTGTCGACAATAATAAGACAAACCTCGAGGGTGAGCCCTGGTTCGAGGAAATGCTTGAGGAGGCCAGGGGCAAACTGGGAACCGACAATATCCTCAGCCTGCGATATTCGGGTACGGAGCCCCTTCTGAGGGTGACGGTGTCCAGCGAATCGGAAGAATCGACCACCATGATCTGCGATCACCTGTGCAACAGGCTGATCGAACGGTTCGGGTGGGAGAAGATCTAG
- a CDS encoding pyridoxine 5'-phosphate synthase: protein MHRSGAGYTRLGVNVDHVATVRQARGVEVPDPVEAAFLAELGGCDGITIHLREDRRHIQDRDLAILRRTVKTRLNLEMASTQEMVKIALDVKPDVVTLVPERREELTTEGGLEVAMNMDYLRKVITLLSDAEIRVSLFVDPDIDQIKASHRVAAHAVEIHTGKYAAAKTRSEAHNEYDRIVNTAKVAQKLKLQVIAGHGLDYRNVRAIVEIPEIVEVNIGHSIVSRAVMVGMERAVREMKMAMGGTL from the coding sequence ATGCACAGATCAGGGGCAGGTTATACGCGGCTCGGTGTGAATGTGGACCACGTGGCCACAGTCCGCCAGGCGAGGGGTGTCGAGGTTCCGGATCCTGTGGAGGCCGCGTTTCTCGCGGAACTGGGAGGATGCGACGGGATAACTATCCACCTCAGGGAGGATCGGCGGCACATCCAGGACCGGGACCTCGCCATTTTGAGGAGGACCGTCAAAACGAGGTTGAACCTGGAGATGGCCTCGACCCAGGAGATGGTCAAGATCGCCCTGGACGTCAAGCCCGATGTGGTGACCCTGGTACCCGAGCGGAGAGAAGAGCTGACCACCGAGGGTGGGCTGGAAGTCGCCATGAACATGGATTACCTCAGGAAGGTCATCACTCTCCTCAGTGATGCCGAGATCCGCGTCAGCCTTTTCGTGGACCCCGACATCGATCAGATCAAGGCATCCCACAGGGTCGCCGCTCATGCCGTGGAGATCCACACGGGTAAGTACGCCGCGGCGAAGACCAGAAGCGAAGCCCATAACGAATATGACAGGATCGTCAACACCGCCAAGGTTGCCCAGAAACTCAAGCTTCAGGTCATTGCCGGTCACGGTCTCGATTACCGCAACGTCAGGGCCATTGTCGAAATACCCGAGATCGTTGAGGTGAACATAGGTCACAGCATCGTATCCCGGGCGGTGATGGTGGGCATGGAACGGGCGGTCAGGGAGATGAAAATGGCCATGGGAGGGACTTTATGA
- a CDS encoding holo-ACP synthase — protein sequence MIIGTGIDHVQGERMKEMLLKWADRVENRVFDEVELEYSRSKGETHLHLAARFAAKEALFKALGKGLSEGMTWTDVKVVNDESGKPSIDLKNRAREIAEGMGVKKIHVSLTHTDDCAVAMVILEG from the coding sequence ATGATCATCGGAACAGGGATCGATCACGTCCAGGGCGAACGGATGAAGGAGATGCTCCTCAAGTGGGCCGACCGGGTGGAAAACCGCGTCTTCGACGAAGTGGAACTGGAGTACTCCAGGTCCAAGGGTGAGACACACCTCCACCTTGCCGCGCGTTTCGCAGCCAAGGAGGCCCTTTTCAAGGCGCTCGGCAAAGGACTCAGCGAAGGGATGACATGGACCGACGTCAAGGTGGTCAATGACGAATCGGGCAAGCCGTCCATTGATCTGAAGAACAGGGCAAGGGAGATCGCCGAGGGGATGGGAGTAAAAAAGATCCATGTCAGTCTGACCCACACCGATGACTGTGCCGTCGCGATGGTCATCCTGGAGGGATAG
- a CDS encoding NAD(P)H-hydrate dehydratase, producing the protein MKTVSPQQMREIDRLTIEEYGVPSMVLMENAGGALADEIERRFEEKRLTITVIAGPGNNGGDGMVAARHLAERGHEVVVFLAAPKAAFKGDAKAQLRILTRLGLELSVLSSPASFERAFARAGRSDSVIDSLFGTGLKKPVEGPWAECVRIINSCPGLVISADIPSGLDGGTGHPHGECVTADVTVTFGLPKTGLLLYPGAHFAGEVVVVDIGIPSDVIESIGLPGQVIGSEAVNHVYRERWPDTHKGTYGHVLLCCGSTGRIGAGILASRGALRAGAGLVTLAVPASAVLYADAATPEVMVEPLPENDGGSLSSKGLTALKGLLESRDALAIGPGLSTDPEVGKLVKGVLMEVNCPAVVDADALNVLAGGIGLLKERSAGTVLTPHPGEMARILGIDSREVQRDRIGSALKAASLSGAVVVLKGAGTVVAEPGGSYFINTTGNPGMATGGSGDVLTGMIGALLAMGHGPVESSIAAVHLHGAAGDHAAERVSEHALTASDIIESLGTVLRELTIATS; encoded by the coding sequence TTGAAAACTGTCAGCCCTCAGCAGATGCGGGAGATCGACCGGCTGACCATCGAGGAGTACGGTGTCCCCTCAATGGTACTCATGGAGAACGCCGGCGGTGCCCTCGCAGACGAGATCGAACGCCGGTTCGAAGAGAAAAGGCTGACTATTACAGTGATCGCGGGCCCCGGGAACAACGGCGGGGACGGGATGGTAGCAGCCCGGCACCTGGCAGAACGCGGTCACGAGGTCGTTGTATTCCTGGCAGCCCCCAAAGCGGCCTTCAAAGGGGACGCGAAGGCCCAGCTGAGGATACTGACCCGCCTGGGTCTCGAACTCTCCGTTCTTTCGTCACCGGCTTCTTTTGAAAGAGCCTTTGCCAGGGCGGGCCGTTCGGACTCCGTCATCGACTCCCTGTTCGGTACGGGGCTGAAAAAGCCGGTGGAAGGACCATGGGCTGAATGTGTCAGGATCATTAACTCCTGCCCGGGGTTGGTGATCTCAGCGGATATACCGTCCGGGCTGGACGGAGGCACGGGCCATCCCCACGGGGAATGTGTCACAGCCGATGTAACGGTGACTTTCGGCCTTCCCAAAACGGGGCTCCTCCTGTACCCGGGGGCTCACTTCGCGGGAGAGGTTGTCGTCGTCGACATCGGGATCCCCTCCGACGTCATCGAATCCATTGGTCTTCCAGGCCAGGTTATCGGTTCAGAAGCGGTGAACCATGTCTACAGGGAACGTTGGCCGGACACTCACAAGGGCACTTACGGGCACGTTCTCCTGTGCTGCGGCTCCACCGGCAGGATAGGCGCCGGGATACTTGCATCAAGGGGAGCCCTCCGGGCCGGAGCGGGACTTGTCACCCTGGCCGTGCCCGCTTCGGCCGTCTTGTATGCGGATGCGGCGACGCCGGAGGTCATGGTTGAGCCTCTCCCGGAGAATGACGGAGGTTCCCTGTCATCCAAGGGTCTAACCGCCCTCAAGGGGCTTCTGGAGTCCAGGGACGCCCTTGCCATCGGACCGGGCCTTTCCACCGATCCGGAGGTGGGCAAGCTGGTCAAAGGGGTCCTCATGGAAGTGAACTGCCCGGCAGTGGTGGACGCCGACGCGCTCAACGTCCTCGCGGGCGGGATAGGGCTCCTCAAGGAACGGTCAGCCGGTACTGTCCTGACTCCCCACCCCGGGGAAATGGCAAGGATCCTGGGCATCGACAGCAGGGAGGTGCAAAGGGACAGGATCGGTTCGGCCCTGAAGGCCGCGTCCCTCTCCGGAGCTGTTGTTGTTCTCAAGGGAGCCGGTACGGTTGTCGCGGAACCGGGCGGTTCCTATTTCATCAACACCACGGGCAACCCGGGCATGGCTACCGGAGGTTCAGGGGACGTGCTCACCGGGATGATCGGTGCCCTTCTGGCCATGGGGCACGGACCGGTTGAGAGCAGTATCGCGGCAGTTCACCTTCACGGTGCCGCCGGTGATCACGCGGCGGAAAGAGTCTCGGAACACGCCCTGACCGCTTCCGATATTATTGAATCCCTGGGGACTGTCCTCAGGGAACTGACGATAGCAACCTCGTAA
- a CDS encoding CBS domain-containing protein, producing the protein MLTAKGIMTRRFLTISPDMSVDELARLLLRKDVNGAVVVDRKGKLEGVVTEGDLVAKEKNLHLPTIVSLFDAAIYLETSDHFKEELRRMVASRVEDIYTRDPVTIEPGTVLSDIATIMTEKRIHFLPVMDGGRVDGVVGRREILRALAEKE; encoded by the coding sequence ATGCTGACAGCAAAGGGGATCATGACCAGGAGGTTCCTTACCATCAGCCCGGACATGAGCGTTGACGAACTGGCCAGGCTGCTGCTGAGAAAAGATGTTAACGGGGCTGTCGTCGTCGACAGGAAGGGCAAACTAGAGGGCGTTGTCACCGAGGGCGATCTCGTTGCCAAAGAGAAGAACCTCCACCTGCCGACCATCGTCTCCCTTTTCGACGCGGCCATCTACCTGGAGACTTCGGATCATTTCAAGGAGGAACTGCGCCGGATGGTGGCAAGCCGTGTTGAGGACATCTACACACGGGATCCCGTGACGATAGAGCCCGGGACGGTTCTTTCCGACATTGCGACCATCATGACTGAAAAACGGATCCATTTCCTGCCGGTTATGGACGGCGGCCGTGTGGATGGTGTGGTAGGACGAAGAGAGATCCTCAGGGCCCTGGCTGAAAAAGAGTAA
- the tsaE gene encoding tRNA (adenosine(37)-N6)-threonylcarbamoyltransferase complex ATPase subunit type 1 TsaE → MDPERSGPIPSPDDMIELGRAIGSRLFEGAVVGLAGPLGAGKTTLARGIAEGMGLDDGYLVSSPTYIIMQNYPCGDLEMCHLDLYRIEGVGDLDSTGYRDALGKGRVLVVEWPEKEPAVLPEQHLLVEIAYCGESREVTLKPVGDRYVSLVEDISFPHTKSDGNKWP, encoded by the coding sequence ATGGATCCGGAACGGTCCGGGCCGATCCCGTCACCGGATGACATGATAGAACTTGGCAGGGCGATCGGCAGCCGGCTGTTTGAAGGCGCCGTTGTCGGCCTGGCAGGCCCTCTGGGGGCCGGAAAAACCACATTGGCCCGGGGAATCGCCGAGGGCATGGGACTTGACGACGGTTACCTGGTCTCGAGCCCCACTTACATCATCATGCAGAACTATCCCTGCGGCGATCTCGAGATGTGCCACCTGGACCTTTACCGGATCGAGGGTGTGGGCGACCTGGATTCAACGGGATACCGGGACGCGTTGGGAAAGGGGCGCGTCCTGGTCGTCGAATGGCCTGAAAAGGAGCCCGCCGTTCTCCCTGAACAGCACCTTCTTGTGGAGATCGCCTATTGTGGCGAGAGTCGGGAGGTCACCCTCAAACCGGTCGGGGACCGTTATGTCTCTCTGGTGGAAGATATTTCCTTTCCACACACAAAATCCGATGGAAATAAATGGCCATAG